In Thermothelomyces thermophilus ATCC 42464 chromosome 4, complete sequence, a single genomic region encodes these proteins:
- a CDS encoding glycoside hydrolase family 18 protein (CAZy_ID 268044), whose translation MGQTCSYILVQPGDGCDTLAARCGITGAQFTEYNPSPTLCSTLQPRQPVCCSAGSVPDLTPKPNEDGTCATHLVVPGDDCWAIADKNYITVDNIEHWNLKTWGWEGCAGLKEGPICISTGDPPMPAPVEDTFCGPQVPGTARPSSWDQISSLNPCPLNACCNKWGQCGITPDFCTPSESSTGAPGTSAPGQNGCISNCGTDIVNNGSPGGSMRIGYFEAFGVDRACLTMDAYAIPSGYTHMHYAFGDITADYQVDLSQYQTQWERFAAMRSFKRILSFGGWSFSTNVDSYPIFREGVTEANRLRFAQSVVDTVKRYNLDGVDFDWEYPGADIPGVPIGSPNDGPNYLAFLKTVRALLPTGVSLSIAAPASYWYLKGFPIAEMAEVLDYIVYMTYDLHGQWDYNNTWANPGCPLGNCLRSHINLTETEYALAMITKADVPASKIAVGIAGYGRSFGLADPGCTGPHCLFTGPESTAEQGPCTGTAGYIAQAELDSLVSGGAATSGLARRGAVRTWYDSSSDSDIMTYGGGTWVSYMSHATKASRISRYASYGSAGSVEWAVDLAQFVLGQDEHSPGLSVAQKESEFNDALALSNYDTSLFADYNFTDLATRLESFRGCNGAQRRAIYSGWQQSWKIMNLILSETKNGLDLNSAAALEYLGPPADSGSKKSAFETIFRTHATIQPGYITTPFDWRLPVRCDDPSNLCPCGKPSNTAAYTMLPGEDPTFNGRQSINFCPLYFASPTLDSAMQYANKDEWPADIYADVTKYYPNQGRTWYHELMHVDWATGASPQGVPTGVVHITDLMMGYKFRDDDEGIGWTWVHAYGVTNVKALARVYLSSFHVVRNADSLTLYALARYIQKALNNVYPHLPLAGNPPNRVKGKFEVIGYFTVDSDGTAVLAPGREWESPEPNWAANGTDDTCSGLSDVGGDRGPDNAAVTLTAGWATQSDYPADYLSSYSSWANLKPTSTAPADPSPTPNLTPLTRGRIDCFNEADFPGHADIQSDYQDTFSVEFSSLDITIGPGDAPIPLRRTDRYGVNYDYRVEWVAGCVTTVERQSFRFPLGMSQSLITAYLLVREDYTKCNNGGVGGSCQVGCLLYTFEGGRGDQGRFRMPVAPSQYPPSNHSHYVPGENGGIVIDDLK comes from the exons ATGGGTCAGACGTGCTCGTACATTCTCGTCCAGCCGGGCGACGGATGTGACACCTTGGCCGCCCGCTGCGGCATCACTGGCGCTCAGTTCACCGAGTACAACCCGAGCCCTACGTTGTGTTCGACACTTCAGCCCAGGCAACCCGTCTGCTGTTCGGCGGGCTCGGTCCCCGACCTCACTCCCAAGCCCAATGAGGACGGCACCTGTGCCACGCACCTTGTGGTCCCGGGCGACGACTGCTGGGCCATCGCCGACAAGAACTacatcaccgtcgacaacatcGAGCACTGGAACTTGAAGACTTGGGGTTGGGAAGGCTGTGCCGGCCTGAAGGAGGGCCCCATATGCATCAGCACCGGCGACCCGCCCATGCCTGCGCCCGTCGAGGACACCTTCTGCGGTCCGCAGGTCCCCGGCACAGCGCGGCCGAGTTCGTGGGACCAGATCAGCTCTCTCAACCCGTGCCCTCTCAACGCATGC TGCAACAAATGGGGCCAGTGCGGCATCACGCCCGACTTCTGCACGCCCAGCGAGTCTAG CACCGGAGCCCCGGGAACGTCGGCGCCAGGCCAAAACGGCTGCATCTCGAATTGCGGCACTGACATTGTGAACAATGGCTCGCCCGGCGGCTCTATGCGCATTGGCTACTTCGAGGCCTTTGGCGTGGACAGGGCCTGCCTAACCATGGATGCGTATGCCATTCCGTCGGGTTATACTCACATGCACTACGCGTTTGGTGACATCACTGCCGACTATCAGGTCGACCTCTCGCAGTACCAGACCCAGTGGGAAAGATTTGCCGCCATGAGGAGCTTCAAACGCATCCTGTCGTTCGGCGGTTGGTCGTTTTCCACAAA TGTGGACTCGTATCCCATCTTCCGGGAGGGCGTGACCGAGGCAAATCGGCTGAGATTTGCGCAGAGCGTTGTCGACACGGTCAAACGGTACAACCTGGACGGGGTCGACTTTGACTGGGAGTACCCGGGTGCAGACATCCCGGGAGTCCCAATCGGCAGTCCCAACGACGGCCCGAACTACCTCGCCTTCCTCAAGACGGTCCGGGCCCTCTTGCCGACGGGCGTCTCCCTGTCCATTGCAGCGCCCGCCTCGTACTGGTACCTCAAGGGCTTCCCCATCGCGGAAATGGCCGAGGTCCTCGACTACATTGTCTACATGACGTACGATCTCCACGGCCAGTGGGACTACAACAACACTTGGGCCAACCCGGGCTGTCCCCTGGGCAACTGCCTCCGCTCGCACATCAACCTGACCGAGACCGAGTATGCGCTCGCCATGATCACCAAGGCCGACGTCCCCGCGAGCAAGATCGCTGTGGGCATCGCCGGCTACGGACGGAGCTTTGGCCTGGCAGACCCGGGTTGCACCGGGCCCCACTGTCTCTTCACGGGGCCGGAATCGACGGCCGAGCAAGGGCCCTGCACGGGCACCGCCGGCTACATCGCGCAGGCCGAGCTCGACTCCCTGGTGTCGGGGGGCGCCGCCACCAGCGGGCTGGCGCGCCGCGGCGCCGTCAGGACGTGGTACGACAGCAGCAGCGACTCGGACATCATGACCTACGGCGGCGGCACGTGGGTGTCGTACATGAGCCACGCCACCAAGGCGTCGCGCATCAGCCGGTACGCCAGTTACGGCTCCGCCGGCTCGGTCGAGTGGGCCGTGGACCTGGCGCAGTTTGTCCTCGGCCAGGACGAGCACAGCCCCGGCTTGTCGGTCGCCCAGAAGGAGAGCGAGTTCAATGACGCGCTAGCGCTCAGCAACTATGACACGTCGCTGTTCGCCGACTACAACTTCACCGACCTGGCGACGAGGCTGGAGAGCTTCAGGGGCTGCAATGGCGCACAGCGGCGGGCCATCTACTCGGGCTGGCAGCAGTCGTGGAAGATCATGAACCTGATACTCTCCGAGACGAAGAATGGCCTCGACCTCAACTCGGCGGCTGCGCTGGAGTACCTGGGTCCGCCGGCTGACAGCGGGTCCAAGAAATCCGCCTTTGAGACGATCTTCAGGACTCATGCCACGATCCAGCCGGGCTACATCACCACCCCGTTCGACTGGCGGCTGCCGGTCCGGTGTGACGATCCAAGCAACCTATGTCCATGCGGTAAGCCCAGCAACACGGCCGCCTACACGATGCTCCCCGGGGAAGACCCGACTTTCAACGGGCGGCAGAGCATCAACTTCTGCCCGCTGTATTTCGCTTCACCGACGCTCGACAGCGCGATGCAGTACGCCAACAAAGACGAGTGGCCGGCTGATATATACGCTGATGTGACCAAGTACTACCCCAATCAGGGCAGGACCTGGTACCACGAGCTGATGCATGTTGACTGGGCCACAGGTGCGTCGCCGCAAGGGGTGCCAACCGGCGTAGTCCACATCACGGACCTGATGATGGGCTACAAGTtccgcgacgacgacgaggggaTTGGTTGGACCTGGGTTCACGCGTACGGTGTCACAAACGTGAAGGCGCTGGCACGCGTCTACCTCAGCAGTTTCCACGTTGTCCGAAACGCAGACAGTCTAACCCTGTATGCCCTAGCCAGGTACATCCAAAAGGCACTCAACAACGTTTACCCGCATCTGCCCTTGGCTGGAAACCCGCCGAACAGGGTCAAAGGCAAGTTCGAGGTCATCGGCTACTTCACCGTCGACTCCGACGGCACGGCGGTGCTGGCGCCCGGCCGAGAGTGGGAGAGCCCGGAGCCCAATTGGGCGGCCAATGGTACGGATGACACATGCAGCGGTTTGAGCGACGTCGGCGGCGACAGGGGTCCTGACAACGCTGCTGTCACGCTCACGGCCGGCTGGGCCACGCAGTCGGATTACCCCGCCGACTACCTCTCGAGTTACTCGTCGTGGGCCAACCTCAAACCCACCAGCACTGCTCCCGCAGACCCGTCGCCCACCCCCAACCTGACGCCGCTGACGCGAGGTCGTATCGACTGCTTCAACGAGGCCGACTTTCCGGGCCACGCCGACATCCAGTCGGATTACCAGGACACGTTCTCGGTCGAGTTTAGCAGCCTCGACATCACCATCGGGCCGGGCGACGCGCCGATCCCGCTCCGCCGCACGGACCGCTACGGCGTCAATTACGACTACCGCGTCGAGTGGGTTGCCGGGTGTGTCACCACGGTCGAGAGGCAGAGCTTCCGTTTCCCGCTGGGCATGTCGCAGAGCCTGATCACGGCTTACTTGCTTGTGAGGGAGGATTATACCAAGT GCAATAACGGCGGTGTCGGTGGCTCGTGTCAGGTTGGCTGTTTGTTGTACACCTTTGAGGGTGGGCGAGGTGATCAAGGCCGCTTCCGGATGCCAGTTGCGCCGTCACAGTATCCCCCCAGTAATCATAGTCACTACGTGCCGGGGGAGAATGGCGGGATTGTTATCGATGATCTGAAGTAG